Proteins from one Bacteroides mediterraneensis genomic window:
- a CDS encoding 1-acyl-sn-glycerol-3-phosphate acyltransferase: MRFLYIIYQICIGLPIFLVLTILTALTTMLGCWLGNGHFWGYYPGKIWSQLTCFLFLLPVKVEGHQHIDHKTSYVFVANHQGAFDIFLIYGFLGRNFKWMMKKSLRNIPFVGKACESAGFIFVDKSSPRKVYETIKRAEKILQGGTSLVVFPEGRRTFTGHMNEFKKGAFLIADQLQMPVVPMTISGSFDVLPRTGKLLSWHPLKLTIHEPIYPQGKGQENLTVLMEESYQAIEKDLPEKYKGKK, encoded by the coding sequence ATGAGATTCTTATACATCATTTATCAAATCTGTATCGGACTACCCATTTTTCTTGTACTAACCATTCTGACCGCACTGACCACCATGTTGGGATGCTGGCTCGGCAACGGCCATTTCTGGGGATATTATCCCGGTAAAATCTGGTCGCAGCTTACCTGTTTTCTGTTTTTGCTCCCGGTGAAGGTGGAAGGGCATCAGCATATAGACCACAAGACCTCGTACGTTTTTGTAGCCAACCACCAAGGGGCCTTCGATATTTTCCTCATCTACGGATTTCTGGGCCGGAACTTCAAGTGGATGATGAAAAAAAGTTTGCGCAACATTCCTTTTGTAGGAAAAGCTTGTGAATCGGCCGGATTCATCTTCGTCGACAAATCCAGTCCGCGAAAAGTGTACGAAACCATCAAACGGGCTGAGAAAATCTTGCAGGGAGGTACTTCGCTCGTAGTATTTCCGGAAGGAAGAAGAACTTTCACGGGACACATGAACGAGTTCAAGAAAGGCGCTTTCCTTATCGCCGACCAGCTGCAGATGCCCGTAGTACCCATGACCATCAGCGGTTCGTTCGACGTGCTGCCCCGCACAGGCAAACTGCTCTCGTGGCATCCGCTGAAACTGACCATCCATGAACCTATTTACCCACAGGGAAAAGGACAGGAAAACCTGACCGTGCTGATGGAAGAGTCCTATCAGGCCATTGAAAAAGATTTACCGGAAAAATACAAAGGAAAGAAATAA
- the coaW gene encoding type II pantothenate kinase, whose product MIIGIDVGGSTTKIVGMEDGRIRHPMFVTATDPVTSLFGAFGKYIYDHSIQLSEVEQVMLTGVGSSYIQQPLYGLPTARTDEFIANGLSAQYATGLDKLMVVSMGTGTSFVRVENEEIRHIGGIGIGGGTLMGLSRLLLHTQDILWVSELAEKGDLRNVDLQIQDICRTSLPGLPLDATASLLGKLDNNAAPEDVALGLMHMVLQSIGQAAVLSALEMGIRDFVLIGNLTQLPQCRPVFETIGQMYDVRFIIPENAEYQTAIGAALAYIKKIETSLVRE is encoded by the coding sequence ATGATTATAGGTATAGATGTGGGAGGAAGCACCACCAAGATTGTAGGCATGGAAGACGGACGCATCCGTCATCCGATGTTTGTGACGGCCACCGACCCTGTGACTTCGTTGTTCGGGGCTTTTGGCAAGTATATATACGACCATTCCATTCAGCTCTCGGAGGTGGAACAGGTGATGCTGACCGGAGTGGGCAGTTCCTATATACAGCAGCCCTTGTACGGTTTGCCCACCGCCCGGACGGACGAGTTCATTGCCAACGGATTGAGTGCGCAGTATGCCACGGGACTGGACAAACTGATGGTGGTGAGCATGGGTACGGGCACCTCCTTTGTGCGTGTGGAGAATGAGGAAATTCGTCACATAGGCGGCATCGGTATCGGAGGCGGTACCTTGATGGGCTTGTCGCGCCTGTTGCTGCATACGCAGGACATTCTGTGGGTATCAGAACTGGCGGAGAAAGGCGATTTGCGGAACGTGGACTTGCAGATTCAGGATATTTGCCGGACTTCCCTGCCCGGCCTTCCTTTGGATGCGACGGCTTCGTTGCTGGGTAAACTGGATAACAATGCGGCTCCCGAGGATGTGGCTTTGGGCCTGATGCACATGGTCTTGCAGTCCATCGGGCAGGCCGCCGTGCTGTCGGCTCTGGAGATGGGTATCCGCGATTTCGTGCTGATAGGCAACCTGACGCAGCTTCCCCAGTGTCGTCCGGTGTTTGAAACCATCGGGCAGATGTATGACGTACGTTTCATCATTCCGGAGAATGCGGAGTATCAGACAGCCATAGGTGCGGCCTTGGCTTATATCAAAAAAATAGAAACCAGTCTGGTAAGGGAGTGA
- a CDS encoding dihydroorotase: MKRTWIHHAIIVNEGRRFAGSVVIEGGKIQEIIEGEGKPAAECDEQIDAQGCFLLPGVIDDHVHFRDPGLTQKADMATETAAAAAGGVTSFMDMPNCNPQTTTLEALDNKFQDAATKCIVNYSFYFGATNNNTHLLKELDKTRVCGVKLFMGASTGNMLVDRMEALKKIFSETGMLIATHCEDQNTIRQNTERYKQEYGEDLDISFHPLIRDEEACYRSSSLAVALAKETGARLHILHISTARELGLLEDRPLTEKKITAEACVSHLMFCDEDYARLGARIKCNPSIKTKADRDALRKALTTNLIDVIATDHAPHLLSEKQGGALKAVSGMPTLQFSLVSIYELVHEGLLSIEQLVQKMCHAPAQLFQISRRGFIRPGYQADLVLLNPHKEWTVTTDCIESKCGWSPMEGRTFHGKVEKTFVNGEVVYENGKVDKAHRGQALKFER, encoded by the coding sequence ATGAAACGTACGTGGATACATCATGCAATCATTGTAAACGAAGGACGCCGGTTTGCCGGTTCCGTGGTTATTGAAGGAGGGAAAATCCAGGAGATTATCGAAGGAGAAGGGAAACCCGCAGCCGAATGTGACGAACAGATTGACGCACAAGGATGCTTCCTGCTGCCGGGAGTGATAGACGACCATGTACATTTCCGCGATCCGGGACTGACGCAGAAGGCGGATATGGCCACCGAAACGGCTGCGGCTGCGGCAGGTGGAGTCACTTCTTTCATGGATATGCCGAACTGCAACCCGCAGACCACTACCTTGGAAGCACTGGACAACAAATTCCAGGATGCCGCCACCAAATGCATCGTGAACTATTCGTTCTACTTTGGCGCCACAAACAACAACACCCACTTGCTGAAGGAACTGGACAAGACCCGGGTATGCGGCGTGAAGCTTTTCATGGGAGCCAGTACCGGCAACATGCTGGTAGACCGCATGGAGGCACTGAAAAAGATATTTTCGGAAACGGGTATGCTGATTGCCACGCATTGTGAGGACCAGAATACCATCCGTCAGAATACCGAACGCTATAAACAAGAATATGGAGAGGACCTCGACATTTCTTTCCACCCGCTGATAAGGGATGAGGAGGCTTGCTACCGTTCTTCCTCACTGGCCGTAGCCTTGGCCAAGGAAACCGGAGCCCGCCTGCACATTCTGCACATCAGCACGGCACGCGAACTGGGCCTGCTGGAAGACCGTCCGCTGACTGAAAAGAAAATCACGGCGGAAGCCTGTGTGTCACACCTGATGTTCTGCGACGAGGACTATGCCCGCTTGGGAGCCCGCATCAAATGCAACCCCAGCATCAAGACGAAAGCCGACCGCGATGCCCTGAGAAAGGCACTGACTACGAACCTGATTGACGTGATTGCCACCGACCACGCCCCTCACCTGCTGTCGGAGAAACAAGGCGGTGCGCTGAAGGCGGTATCCGGCATGCCTACCCTGCAGTTCTCACTGGTGAGCATCTATGAACTGGTGCACGAAGGATTGCTTTCGATAGAACAACTGGTACAGAAAATGTGTCACGCGCCTGCCCAGCTCTTCCAAATCAGCCGGAGAGGTTTCATCCGACCGGGATACCAGGCCGACCTGGTGCTGCTGAATCCTCATAAGGAATGGACCGTCACTACCGACTGCATTGAAAGCAAGTGTGGCTGGAGCCCGATGGAAGGACGTACGTTCCACGGGAAAGTAGAGAAAACCTTTGTTAACGGAGAGGTAGTTTATGAGAATGGAAAGGTAGACAAGGCTCACCGCGGACAAGCCCTGAAATTTGAACGATAA
- a CDS encoding S46 family peptidase, with protein sequence MKKIKVLALALICAVFSPAKADEGMWLLQLMQEQNLADRMKAQGLKMDIAAIYNPDQITLKDAVGIFGRGCTGEIISPNGLILTNHHCGYDAIQQHSSVEHDYLTDGFWAKSYQEELPTPGLTFKFVDRIVDVTDKVNEDIQKGKVSETESFGSKYLKKLADEGLKKSDLKGKPGISTLALPFYAGNKFYLFFIKTYSDVRMVAAPPSSIGKFGGETDNWMWPRHTGDFSMFRIYADKDGNPAAYSKDNVPLKVKKHLTISLKGLQEGDYAMIMGFPGSTSRYLTESEVRLRMEGTNIPRITVREARQDILRKEMAASDKVRIQYASKFAGSSNYWKNSIGMNKAIVDNHVLEAKAEQEAKFAAFAKEKQNEDYAAVVGKIDEYVKRVTPLRTQLTYFTETFRGGIEFTHSSKMEALQDLAAALKKNKKKDIEKAIATLKEAYADIHNKDYDHEVDRKVAKVLIPLYAEKVPAEALPDFYQTIKTTFKGDYNAYVDALYDNSIFANEKNFNAFIENPTAEAIQNDLSAEYANAVSKKYKELADKLDKANGDIDLLHKTYVRGLCEMYAPTPKAPDANFTIRLTYGNVKSYDPKDGVHYKYYTTLKGVMEKEDPNNPEFVVPAKLKELYATKNYGRYALPNGEMPTCFLTTNDITGGNSGSPVMNGNGELIGAAFDGNWESLSGDINFDNNLQRCIAVDIRYVLFIVEKLGGCKNLIDEMTIVE encoded by the coding sequence ATGAAAAAAATTAAAGTACTCGCACTCGCACTTATTTGTGCCGTCTTCTCTCCGGCTAAAGCCGATGAAGGGATGTGGTTGCTCCAACTCATGCAGGAGCAGAACCTTGCCGACCGAATGAAAGCGCAAGGCTTGAAAATGGATATCGCGGCTATCTACAACCCAGACCAGATTACCTTGAAGGATGCAGTGGGAATTTTCGGACGTGGATGCACAGGCGAAATCATTTCTCCCAACGGACTGATTCTGACCAACCATCACTGTGGCTACGATGCCATCCAACAGCATAGTTCCGTGGAACATGATTACCTGACCGACGGATTCTGGGCAAAGAGCTATCAGGAAGAACTGCCGACTCCGGGATTAACCTTCAAGTTTGTGGACCGCATCGTAGATGTAACCGATAAGGTAAACGAGGACATCCAAAAAGGAAAGGTCAGCGAAACGGAATCTTTCGGAAGCAAATACCTCAAGAAACTGGCAGATGAAGGGCTGAAAAAAAGTGACCTGAAAGGGAAACCCGGTATCTCTACACTGGCTCTTCCTTTCTATGCAGGAAACAAATTCTACCTGTTCTTCATCAAGACTTACAGCGACGTCCGTATGGTAGCTGCTCCCCCTTCATCTATCGGTAAGTTCGGTGGAGAAACCGACAACTGGATGTGGCCGCGTCACACCGGCGACTTCTCCATGTTCCGTATCTACGCCGACAAAGACGGAAATCCGGCTGCATACAGCAAGGACAATGTACCTTTGAAGGTCAAGAAACACCTGACGATTTCGTTGAAGGGACTGCAGGAAGGCGACTATGCCATGATCATGGGATTCCCCGGAAGCACCAGCCGTTACCTGACTGAAAGTGAGGTACGTCTGCGCATGGAAGGTACCAACATTCCGCGTATCACGGTGCGTGAAGCCCGCCAGGATATCCTCCGCAAGGAAATGGCAGCCAGCGACAAGGTCCGTATCCAGTATGCCAGCAAGTTTGCCGGTTCCAGCAACTACTGGAAAAACTCCATCGGAATGAACAAGGCCATCGTAGACAACCACGTGTTGGAAGCAAAGGCTGAACAGGAAGCAAAATTCGCCGCTTTTGCCAAAGAAAAACAGAATGAGGACTATGCAGCAGTAGTCGGCAAAATCGATGAGTACGTAAAACGTGTGACTCCGCTCCGTACCCAGCTGACGTATTTCACCGAAACTTTCAGAGGGGGCATCGAATTTACACACAGCTCCAAGATGGAAGCTTTGCAGGATCTGGCTGCCGCACTGAAAAAGAACAAGAAAAAAGACATTGAAAAAGCTATCGCTACCCTGAAGGAAGCCTACGCCGATATCCACAACAAGGATTATGACCACGAAGTAGACCGGAAAGTAGCGAAAGTCCTGATTCCGCTGTATGCCGAAAAAGTACCGGCAGAAGCCCTGCCTGATTTCTATCAGACCATCAAGACGACTTTCAAAGGCGATTACAATGCGTATGTAGATGCCCTCTACGATAACAGCATCTTTGCCAACGAAAAGAATTTCAATGCGTTCATCGAAAATCCCACTGCAGAAGCTATCCAGAACGATTTGTCGGCTGAATATGCCAATGCTGTCAGCAAGAAATACAAGGAACTGGCCGACAAGCTGGACAAGGCGAACGGCGACATCGACCTGCTGCACAAAACCTATGTACGCGGTCTTTGCGAAATGTACGCACCGACTCCGAAAGCTCCGGATGCCAACTTCACCATCCGTCTGACTTACGGTAACGTGAAATCTTATGACCCGAAAGACGGTGTACACTACAAATACTACACGACCCTGAAAGGCGTGATGGAAAAAGAAGACCCGAACAATCCGGAATTCGTGGTACCGGCCAAACTGAAAGAGCTGTATGCCACCAAGAACTACGGACGTTATGCCTTGCCGAACGGCGAAATGCCGACCTGCTTCCTGACCACCAACGACATTACCGGCGGTAACTCAGGTTCTCCGGTGATGAACGGCAACGGGGAACTGATCGGAGCGGCTTTCGACGGTAACTGGGAATCACTTTCCGGCGACATCAACTTCGACAACAATCTCCAGCGCTGTATCGCCGTAGACATCCGCTACGTGCTGTTCATCGTGGAAAAACTGGGAGGTTGCAAGAACCTGATTGACGAAATGACCATCGTAGAATAA
- a CDS encoding metallophosphoesterase — MILLRVSLLFLALFLLPDWYICKTYLSHWHNKKWKQRFWWPTLVLLLILVVFLIGHDQLHEYFGTYLIVALCVTIPKTLFMLTSILLRLLQKLIRRPVPHGKISLIPAVLVFGYILFGALKGKEYFQVKEVTFCSPDLPDAFDGYRILQLSDIHSGSWKGNGEALRKAIALCNQQKADLAVFTGDLVNSRADELVEFMPIFSQLKAPDGVYAVLGNHDYGTYVKWENEHARLANVDSLIARENRMGWKMLLNDSHIIYKGKDSLALAGVENSGKPPFPDRGDLSKALKGTDGMFTVLLSHDPTHWRRKVLPDTSVQLTLSGHTHDMQISLFGFSVSRFIYPEHRGLYLEGNRGLYVNIGLGYVLFPMRLGAWPEITAITLKKE, encoded by the coding sequence ATGATTCTATTAAGAGTATCACTTCTGTTTCTGGCCTTGTTCCTCTTGCCCGACTGGTATATCTGCAAGACCTATCTGTCGCACTGGCACAATAAAAAATGGAAGCAGAGATTCTGGTGGCCGACCCTCGTGCTGCTCTTGATTCTGGTAGTATTCCTTATCGGGCACGACCAATTGCATGAGTATTTCGGAACGTACCTGATTGTGGCCTTGTGTGTCACCATTCCGAAGACCCTCTTCATGCTGACCAGCATCTTGCTGAGACTGCTCCAGAAACTCATCCGCCGGCCTGTTCCCCATGGGAAAATCTCCTTGATTCCAGCCGTACTCGTTTTCGGATACATCCTGTTCGGTGCCCTCAAAGGCAAGGAATATTTTCAGGTGAAAGAGGTGACTTTCTGTTCGCCCGACCTACCGGACGCTTTCGACGGATACCGCATCCTGCAGCTGTCGGACATTCATTCCGGAAGCTGGAAAGGCAATGGGGAAGCGCTTCGGAAAGCCATTGCCCTCTGCAACCAACAAAAAGCCGACCTGGCCGTATTTACCGGCGACCTGGTCAACAGCCGGGCCGACGAGCTGGTGGAATTCATGCCGATATTCTCCCAACTGAAAGCGCCCGACGGCGTGTATGCCGTGTTAGGGAACCACGATTACGGCACCTACGTGAAGTGGGAAAACGAGCATGCCCGTCTGGCCAATGTAGACAGTCTGATTGCCCGCGAGAACCGCATGGGCTGGAAAATGCTGCTGAACGATTCGCATATAATATATAAAGGTAAGGACTCACTTGCCCTGGCGGGAGTGGAAAACAGCGGAAAGCCTCCCTTCCCCGACCGGGGAGATTTGTCCAAGGCCCTGAAAGGAACCGACGGCATGTTCACGGTGCTGCTCAGCCACGACCCTACCCACTGGCGGAGAAAAGTGCTTCCGGACACATCCGTACAGCTGACCTTGTCGGGACACACCCACGACATGCAAATCAGTCTGTTCGGTTTTTCGGTCTCCCGGTTCATCTATCCGGAACACCGGGGATTGTATCTGGAAGGCAATCGTGGCTTATATGTCAACATCGGACTGGGCTATGTGCTCTTTCCCATGCGGCTGGGAGCCTGGCCGGAGATTACGGCCATTACTTTAAAGAAAGAATAA
- a CDS encoding tetratricopeptide repeat protein — translation MHKEIIQLLHEKRLKEAFSKIKEAANTLNNWELKSQIETQQTTYHYMLQYTEMGTQDPQRETIYNQLLCKGYELADKTYFLKDQEKAYGYFADKFRKFAQTPPHTFKEIGFMLEAAKQPSPQTPEEEEQALQNYTLHQNAIDELFNKIWVSTQWGEEDFQEARELFLSSSMATNDKAVMTSAVTLSLLQLFDQRKFLWLLFAYQQGSESAVSQRALAGIALATYFQSDRIRLYPELVSALKLMEDNPSLLKQLHDIQIIFLLSRETEKIDKKMREEIIPQMMRNPQLRNPELKAIEIEDIEDLNPEWQKDIEQMNNQMRELGELQMEGADTYMTAFSQLKTFSFFQEAAHWFYLFSLKVPDLYRIYKGKTFNEKSLLGLMISSPAFCDSDKYSFCLAMQSLPHDQQTFMRSKLNGEDLIPNDLNLNENLEEQKLNAVQRQYIHNLYRFYKLWRFRQEMHDIFKDKLDFWNNDLLRPLLLKGEYHGQIAGYLFSKGYMTEAANLYETLAEKDPANAETWQKLGFAYQKNKDYEKAIRAYLQADALKSNHLWTLKQLAQCYKQSGDYAMAVTFYRKVLEADPDNLHLLMQTGQCLAALKNYPEAIKLFYKVEFLETHPEKARRAIGWCYFMSGKYDDALRIYEKLLALESPQVNDWLNSGHVYLAMGNISQALSHYRKAQAGCESGEDFIALFLADKAALESQKVTESQIYLIADILRK, via the coding sequence ATGCACAAAGAAATCATTCAACTCTTACACGAGAAAAGACTCAAGGAAGCTTTCTCCAAGATTAAAGAGGCTGCAAACACGCTGAATAACTGGGAGCTGAAGTCGCAGATTGAGACCCAACAGACGACTTATCACTATATGCTTCAATATACGGAAATGGGGACACAGGACCCCCAACGCGAAACCATCTACAACCAGCTGCTATGCAAGGGATATGAGCTGGCCGACAAAACGTATTTCCTGAAAGACCAGGAAAAGGCCTACGGCTATTTTGCGGATAAATTCAGGAAATTCGCACAGACACCACCGCACACCTTCAAGGAAATCGGCTTCATGCTGGAAGCAGCCAAACAACCTTCCCCCCAGACACCAGAGGAAGAGGAGCAGGCCCTTCAAAACTACACCCTCCACCAGAATGCCATCGACGAACTGTTCAACAAGATATGGGTTTCCACACAATGGGGTGAAGAAGACTTCCAGGAAGCCCGCGAACTGTTCCTCAGCTCTTCCATGGCAACCAACGACAAGGCGGTGATGACCAGCGCCGTAACCCTGAGCCTGCTGCAGCTTTTCGACCAGCGGAAATTCCTCTGGCTGCTTTTCGCCTATCAGCAGGGCAGCGAATCCGCTGTCAGCCAACGGGCACTGGCAGGCATCGCGCTTGCCACTTATTTCCAGTCGGACCGCATCCGCCTGTATCCGGAACTGGTGTCCGCATTGAAGCTGATGGAAGATAACCCGTCTCTCCTGAAACAGCTGCACGACATCCAAATCATTTTCCTTCTTTCGCGCGAAACGGAAAAGATTGACAAGAAAATGAGGGAAGAAATCATTCCCCAAATGATGCGCAACCCCCAATTACGCAATCCGGAACTGAAAGCCATCGAAATAGAGGATATCGAGGACCTCAATCCGGAATGGCAGAAAGACATCGAACAGATGAACAATCAAATGCGCGAATTGGGCGAGTTACAGATGGAAGGCGCCGATACGTATATGACTGCTTTCTCCCAGCTGAAAACATTCTCCTTTTTCCAGGAAGCGGCCCATTGGTTCTATCTGTTCAGCTTGAAAGTGCCCGACCTGTACAGAATCTATAAGGGAAAGACGTTCAACGAGAAATCCTTGCTCGGACTGATGATCAGCTCCCCGGCGTTCTGCGATTCCGACAAATATTCCTTCTGCCTGGCCATGCAGTCGCTGCCTCACGACCAGCAGACCTTCATGCGTTCCAAGCTGAACGGAGAAGACCTGATACCCAACGACCTAAATCTGAACGAAAACCTGGAAGAACAGAAACTCAACGCCGTCCAACGGCAGTATATCCACAACCTGTACCGGTTCTACAAGCTGTGGCGGTTCAGACAGGAGATGCACGACATTTTCAAAGACAAACTGGATTTCTGGAACAATGACCTGTTGCGCCCCTTGCTCCTGAAAGGAGAATATCATGGCCAGATTGCGGGTTACCTCTTCTCCAAAGGCTATATGACGGAAGCGGCCAATCTTTATGAAACCTTGGCTGAAAAAGACCCGGCCAATGCCGAGACCTGGCAGAAACTAGGCTTCGCTTACCAGAAAAACAAGGATTATGAGAAGGCCATCCGGGCCTATCTGCAGGCAGATGCCTTAAAATCCAACCATTTATGGACACTCAAGCAACTGGCACAATGCTACAAACAATCGGGAGATTATGCCATGGCTGTCACCTTCTACCGGAAAGTCCTGGAAGCTGACCCTGACAATCTGCACCTTCTGATGCAGACGGGACAATGCCTTGCAGCCCTCAAGAACTATCCGGAAGCTATCAAACTATTCTATAAAGTGGAGTTTCTGGAGACGCATCCGGAGAAAGCACGGCGGGCCATCGGCTGGTGCTACTTTATGTCCGGGAAATACGATGATGCACTCCGGATATACGAAAAACTGCTTGCGCTGGAAAGCCCTCAGGTGAACGACTGGCTGAACTCCGGGCACGTCTATCTGGCCATGGGAAACATCTCTCAGGCCCTGTCCCATTACCGGAAGGCACAGGCCGGATGCGAATCGGGAGAGGACTTCATCGCCTTGTTCCTGGCCGACAAAGCGGCCTTGGAATCACAAAAGGTGACGGAAAGCCAGATTTACCTGATTGCGGATATTCTGCGAAAATAA
- a CDS encoding DUF4369 domain-containing protein: protein MYKLYFFLLCAMLCTSCSKKYKIEGTSSVSMLDGKMLFIKIPVGDRLVNIDSAEVIHGLFEMQGKVDSTVLASLYMDDDCIMPLVIEPGHIAIQIDNAGITIKGTPLNDCFNDFVMQKNSLDDRAYEVEHEESRMIMDGKDLQTVHEEIQKKRDQLSEEMNQLAKTFIQDNYENVLGPGVFLMLGNSLPYPFLTPLMQEIIDGAPDSFKNNYMVQEYVSVARENMSHAPLH from the coding sequence ATGTATAAACTTTATTTTTTTCTGTTGTGTGCAATGCTTTGCACCTCTTGCAGTAAGAAATATAAGATAGAAGGTACTTCATCTGTTTCAATGTTGGACGGCAAGATGCTTTTCATAAAAATCCCGGTGGGTGATAGATTGGTCAACATTGACTCGGCTGAAGTGATTCATGGCTTATTCGAGATGCAGGGAAAAGTGGATTCTACGGTACTGGCCTCTTTGTATATGGATGATGACTGCATTATGCCCTTGGTGATAGAACCCGGACATATTGCCATACAGATTGACAATGCGGGGATTACGATTAAGGGGACTCCACTGAATGATTGTTTCAACGACTTCGTGATGCAGAAAAATTCGCTCGACGATCGTGCCTACGAGGTGGAACATGAAGAAAGCCGTATGATTATGGACGGAAAAGACTTGCAGACCGTTCATGAGGAAATCCAGAAAAAACGAGACCAGCTGTCGGAAGAGATGAACCAGTTGGCAAAGACTTTCATCCAGGACAATTATGAGAATGTGCTGGGTCCGGGTGTCTTTCTGATGCTGGGCAACAGTCTGCCTTATCCGTTTTTGACACCGCTTATGCAAGAGATTATAGACGGGGCTCCCGACTCTTTCAAGAATAATTACATGGTACAAGAGTATGTGTCGGTGGCGCGTGAGAATATGTCGCATGCCCCTCTTCATTAA
- a CDS encoding vitamin B12 dependent-methionine synthase activation domain-containing protein, which produces MKTDITTVRYDIHDLAEYINWIYFFHAWGFQPRFATIADIHGCDACRAGWLASFPETDRAKAAEAMQLHKEAVRMLNHIDGKYGVYAIYRLMEANADGDNLILEGMSFPLLRQQTRVRPDDPFLCLSDFVRPLSSGIKDTVGGFATTIDPAMEEEFLHDDYQALLIKTLGERLAEAAAEKIHETVRKEVWGYAKDEHLTMKQLLNEDYQGIRPAVGYPSLPDISVSFLLDRLIDMKRIGIRLTENGMMQPHASVCGLMFAHPASRYFAVGKIDEEQLMDYAVRRQMEPDVLRKYLTANLQS; this is translated from the coding sequence ATGAAAACAGACATCACCACCGTCCGTTACGACATACACGACCTGGCTGAATACATCAACTGGATTTACTTCTTCCATGCGTGGGGATTCCAGCCTCGTTTCGCCACCATTGCCGACATTCATGGCTGTGATGCCTGCCGGGCCGGCTGGCTGGCTTCTTTCCCGGAAACCGACCGTGCCAAGGCTGCCGAAGCCATGCAATTGCATAAGGAAGCTGTACGCATGCTCAACCACATTGACGGAAAATACGGCGTTTATGCCATCTACCGACTTATGGAGGCCAATGCCGACGGAGACAACCTGATTTTGGAGGGGATGTCGTTCCCCTTGCTTCGCCAGCAGACCCGTGTACGTCCCGATGACCCGTTTCTTTGCCTGAGTGACTTTGTGCGCCCGCTTTCATCGGGCATCAAGGATACGGTGGGAGGATTTGCCACCACCATCGACCCGGCCATGGAAGAAGAGTTCCTGCACGACGATTACCAGGCCCTGCTCATCAAGACGCTGGGAGAACGCCTGGCAGAAGCAGCTGCCGAAAAGATACACGAAACCGTGCGCAAGGAGGTTTGGGGATATGCCAAAGACGAGCATCTCACCATGAAGCAGCTTCTAAACGAAGATTATCAGGGTATCCGTCCTGCAGTAGGCTATCCCTCCCTGCCGGATATTTCAGTCAGCTTCCTGCTCGACCGCCTCATCGACATGAAACGCATCGGCATCCGCCTCACCGAGAACGGGATGATGCAGCCGCATGCGTCGGTATGCGGACTGATGTTCGCGCATCCGGCTTCCCGCTATTTTGCCGTGGGAAAAATCGATGAAGAACAGCTCATGGATTATGCTGTCCGACGGCAAATGGAGCCCGACGTGTTACGCAAATACCTGACTGCCAACTTACAATCCTAA
- a CDS encoding polyprenol monophosphomannose synthase, which produces MQTSDSIVIIPTYNEKENIENIIRAVFGLEKCFHILVIEDNSPDGTADIVRRLQKEFPERLFMIERKGKLGLGTAYITGFKWSIEHGYDYVFEMDADFSHNPNDLPRLYKACHDDGADVSIGSRYVSGVNVVNWPMGRVLMSYFASKYVRFITGLPIHDTTAGFVCYRRKVLETIHLDRIRFKGYAFQIEMKFTAYKCGFHITEVPVIFINRELGTSKMNSSIFGEAVFGVIQLKWDSWFKKYPKNSN; this is translated from the coding sequence ATGCAGACAAGTGACAGTATTGTGATAATTCCTACTTACAATGAGAAGGAAAATATCGAAAATATCATCCGGGCAGTATTCGGACTGGAAAAATGTTTCCACATTCTGGTCATCGAAGACAATTCTCCCGACGGTACGGCCGACATCGTTCGCCGGCTGCAAAAAGAATTTCCCGAACGCCTGTTCATGATTGAACGGAAAGGCAAGCTCGGACTGGGAACCGCTTATATCACCGGCTTCAAATGGTCTATCGAACACGGATACGACTATGTGTTCGAGATGGATGCCGACTTCAGCCATAACCCCAACGACCTGCCCCGGCTCTACAAGGCCTGCCACGACGACGGGGCCGATGTATCCATCGGTTCACGCTACGTGAGCGGAGTCAATGTGGTCAACTGGCCGATGGGAAGAGTCCTGATGTCGTACTTCGCCTCCAAATACGTGCGGTTCATCACCGGCCTGCCCATTCACGACACCACTGCCGGCTTTGTCTGCTACCGCCGCAAAGTGCTTGAAACCATTCACCTGGACCGTATCCGCTTCAAAGGCTATGCCTTCCAGATTGAAATGAAATTCACGGCCTACAAATGCGGCTTCCACATCACCGAAGTACCTGTCATCTTCATCAACCGCGAGCTGGGTACTTCCAAGATGAACAGCAGCATTTTCGGAGAGGCCGTGTTCGGCGTCATCCAGCTGAAATGGGACAGCTGGTTCAAGAAATACCCCAAGAATTCTAATTGA